One stretch of Diabrotica undecimpunctata isolate CICGRU chromosome 5, icDiaUnde3, whole genome shotgun sequence DNA includes these proteins:
- the LOC140440586 gene encoding uncharacterized protein, which translates to MAAISYISVTGTDVVELGLSEDIIVEDLSPATNIDVSLLDAEEDILETTATSYHKDDTSIVVPRVIQTQKQEPMEYMAQHSPLVPPYSNYNMETSVQKKTIKDKSSNLQRAAEYYMTGQKQTAEILNKLLDTAAKSEGDNQFREKQLYLKELELNIRLLEAKIKAKELQLKERERS; encoded by the exons ATGGCAGCAATTTCTTACATATCAGTAACGGGAACAGATGTAGTTGAATTAGGCCTAAGTGAGGATATAATAGTGGAGGATCTTAGCCCAGCAACAAACATAGACGTATCATTGCTAGATGCCGAAGAGGATATCTTGGAAACAACTGCTACCAGCTACCATAAAGATGATACCAGCATTGTAGTACCACGAGTGATTCAAACACAAAAACAAGAACCAATGGAGTATATGGCTCAACATTCTCCATTGGTTCCACCATACTCCAACTACAACATGGAAACTTCTGTTCAAAAAAAGACCATTAAAG ATAAGTCATCTAATTTACAAAGGGCAGCGGAATACTATATGACAGGTCAAAAGCAGACTgctgaaattttaaataaactgttGGATACAGCAGCTAAGTCTGAGGGTGACAATCAGTTTAGAGAGAAGCAGCTGTATTTAAAAGAATTGGAACTAAATATACGCTTACTAGAAGCGAAAATTAAAGCAAAAGAATTGCAGTTAAAGGAAAGAGAGAGATCATAA